The proteins below are encoded in one region of Pongo pygmaeus isolate AG05252 chromosome 20, NHGRI_mPonPyg2-v2.0_pri, whole genome shotgun sequence:
- the TPM4 gene encoding tropomyosin alpha-4 chain isoform X2 yields the protein MAGLNSLEAVKRKIQALQQQADEAEDRAQGLQRELDCERERREKAEGDVAALNRRIQLVEEELDRAQERLATALQKLEEAEKAADESERGMKVIENRAMKDEEKMEIQEMQLKEAKHIAEEADRKYEEVARKLVILEGELERAEERAEVSELKCGDLEEELKNVTNNLKSLEAASEKYSEKEDKYEEEIKLLSDKLKEAETRAEFAERTVAKLEKTIDDLEEKLAQAKEENVGLHQTLDQTLNELNCI from the exons ATGGCCGGCCTCAACTCCCTGGAGGCGGTGAAACGCAAGATCCAGGCCCTGCAGCAGCAGGCGGACGAGGCGGAAGACCGCGCGCAGGGCCTGCAGCGGGAGCTGGACTGCGAGCGCGAGCGGCGCGAGAAA GCTGAAGGTGATGTGGCCGCCCTCAACCGACGCATCCAGCTTGTTGAGGAGGAGTTGGACAGGGCTCAGGAACGACTGGCCACGGCCCTgcagaagctggaggaggcagAAAAAGCTGCAGATGAGAGTGAGAG AGGAATGAAGGTGATAGAAAACCGGGCCATGAAGGATGAGGAGAAGATGGAGATTCAGGAGATGCAGCTCAAAGAGGCCAAGCACATTGCGGAAGAGGCTGACCGCAAATACGAGGAG GTAGCTCGTAAGCTGGTCATCCTGGAGGGTGAGCTGGAGAGGGCAGAGGAGCGTGCGGAGGTGTCTGAACT AAAATGTGGTGACCTTGAAGAAGAACTCAAGAATGTTACTAACAATCTGAAATCTCTGGAGGCTGCATCTGAAAAG TATTCTGAAAAGGAGGACaaatatgaagaagaaattaaacttCTGTCTGACAAACTGAAAGAG GCTGAGACCCGTGCTGAATTTGCAGAGAGAACAGTTGCAAAACTGGAAAAGACAATTGATGACCTGGAAG AGAAACTTGCCCAGGCCAAAGAAGAGAACGTGGGCTTACATCAGACACTGGATCAGACACTAAATGAACTTAACTGTATATAA